A region from the Anaerobaca lacustris genome encodes:
- a CDS encoding ThuA domain-containing protein: MKARVQPAKPRRLLIFSRNVGYGGHRPSRAHACEAFALMGRKTGAFETIVSEDPAVFERESLQQFDAVFLNNTIGNTFPDPQLRQNLLEFVTGGGGLMGVHGTSIAFMDWQWPPIEDWPEFGNMIGARGAYHRDDKERVWVKIDEPDHPLSRAFGGQGFERRDEFFRFHTPYSRQLNRVLLSMDVAKTDLSSFKPDEHLLRQDNDYAVAWIRNYGRGRVFYCSLAHSDSVFRDPKMLQFYLDAAQFVLGDLHVPTTSSAKLAPAVLAQEKLGWRLGIEAYTFHKYTFFETIEKTAELGLPYIGGLSFMQRVSEDIPKNFDQHLTDDELRHIRLKMDSGGVRLLTYYAQDIPGDEAGCRKLFEFGRKMGIETFMCEPKPEQLDLLDKFANEYGINVAIHNHGQNISPLYWRPEGVLKACEGRSKRIGAAPDLGYWLRSGIDPIEAVRLLKDRIITVQMHDLHEPGGKGHDVPWGTGIGKSEEFFKELHRQGIKPTMIGLEYSHDWFDSMPKIAKCIEFFNATTLKLAAETPNPSIPAASAETVQDVDGNIYHTVKIGNQVWMVENLRTTKFNDGTPIPNVTDAAEWQGLATPGFCYYENNPEHGKKYGLLYNWWAASHEKIAPKGWRVPTREDQLALRDYLIANGYNYDGTTEGNKVGKSMTSTSDWGFDAAEGTAGNDLKSNNKSGFSAVPAGSRWNDGSFHAIGISQYWWSTTPHEKSTHAYMSSIHSRFAKYGDNNHQKRSGFSIRLIRDEDNKGGNATTLQPASETQAKSFGDPDKIDVLVVTGGHHFDPEPFFAMFEGCDDIKYFEHPLKDESEVFEDISEWNHDVVLLYNMTQNISPKRQDNFVRLLKDKGVGVVVVHHAEAAFQSWLEYHQIIGTAYIYFDVEIDGKLWPHCKCKGGQDIAVSVRDDKHPITRGMKDFTIHDETYRGRWWAKGNHVLLTTDHPDNDEPVAWTRQYGRSRVFNIQFGHDKQAYACPEYRDLLVRGIRWAAGTPNAADKPKAELRQTSGSIDVLVDGKPFTSYIYQLDPAKPLAAENVLLTKPVLHPLRTPSGIKVTRGWPFEKIEGEAPDHPHHMGLYFTYDIPGNKFWNNSTQPLPIIRQIKAQTANDPQGNPAIHSVMHWIDKNNDTLLVEKRLTRFIAGCDQHIIDFDIELQAVADTVEFGVTKEGMFAIRLPQWLTESGGTGAYLSSNGDEKEQGVWGKRAEWVRIQGKHNGATVGLAILNHPTSTNYPTYWHARGYGAFAANPLGQSAFEKSRKVENPQPFNLTLKKGETAPFKFRVILYDGSRTKQQLDNEFREYAR; encoded by the coding sequence GTGAAAGCACGTGTCCAGCCCGCCAAGCCCCGTCGGCTGCTTATCTTCTCGCGCAACGTCGGCTACGGCGGACATCGCCCCTCCAGAGCGCACGCCTGCGAGGCATTTGCGCTCATGGGCCGAAAGACCGGTGCCTTTGAGACAATCGTCAGCGAAGATCCCGCCGTCTTCGAGCGCGAATCGCTCCAGCAGTTCGATGCCGTTTTTCTGAATAACACCATCGGCAATACGTTTCCCGATCCCCAGTTGCGGCAGAACCTTCTGGAGTTTGTCACCGGCGGGGGCGGACTCATGGGCGTCCACGGAACATCGATCGCCTTCATGGACTGGCAATGGCCGCCCATCGAGGATTGGCCGGAGTTTGGCAACATGATTGGCGCTCGCGGCGCCTACCATCGAGACGACAAGGAGCGGGTGTGGGTCAAAATCGACGAGCCGGATCATCCCCTGAGTCGAGCGTTTGGCGGGCAAGGCTTCGAAAGACGTGACGAGTTCTTTCGATTTCACACCCCTTACTCCCGCCAGCTCAATCGCGTGCTGTTGAGTATGGACGTCGCCAAGACGGATCTTTCGAGCTTCAAGCCGGACGAGCACCTCTTGCGCCAAGACAACGATTACGCGGTCGCCTGGATACGCAACTACGGACGCGGTCGGGTCTTCTACTGCTCCCTCGCCCATAGTGACAGCGTCTTTCGGGATCCCAAGATGCTGCAGTTCTATCTGGACGCGGCGCAATTCGTTCTCGGGGACTTGCATGTGCCCACCACGTCCAGTGCGAAGCTCGCGCCCGCCGTCCTCGCGCAGGAGAAGCTCGGCTGGCGGCTGGGTATCGAGGCCTACACGTTCCACAAGTACACCTTCTTTGAGACCATCGAGAAGACCGCCGAGCTCGGCCTGCCTTACATCGGCGGCCTGAGCTTCATGCAGCGCGTCAGCGAGGACATCCCCAAGAACTTCGATCAGCATCTTACGGACGACGAGCTGCGGCATATTCGGCTCAAGATGGACTCCGGCGGGGTGCGGCTGCTGACCTACTACGCCCAGGATATTCCCGGCGACGAGGCCGGATGTCGAAAGCTGTTCGAGTTCGGCCGCAAGATGGGCATTGAAACCTTCATGTGCGAGCCCAAGCCGGAGCAACTCGATCTGCTCGACAAATTCGCAAACGAATACGGCATCAACGTCGCCATTCACAATCACGGCCAGAACATCTCTCCGCTGTACTGGCGTCCCGAAGGCGTGCTCAAGGCTTGCGAAGGCCGGAGCAAGCGGATCGGCGCTGCGCCCGACCTCGGCTACTGGCTGCGTTCGGGCATTGATCCAATCGAAGCTGTGCGCCTTTTGAAGGATCGCATCATCACCGTGCAGATGCACGATCTGCACGAACCGGGCGGCAAGGGCCACGACGTACCATGGGGAACGGGCATCGGTAAGTCCGAGGAGTTCTTCAAAGAGTTGCACCGACAGGGCATCAAGCCGACGATGATCGGCCTGGAATACTCGCACGACTGGTTTGACTCCATGCCCAAAATCGCCAAGTGCATCGAGTTCTTCAACGCAACTACGCTCAAGCTCGCTGCGGAGACCCCGAATCCGTCGATCCCGGCGGCCTCTGCCGAAACCGTGCAGGACGTGGATGGGAATATCTATCACACGGTGAAGATTGGTAATCAGGTGTGGATGGTCGAGAACCTCAGAACGACGAAATTCAATGACGGCACGCCGATTCCCAACGTAACCGATGCTGCCGAATGGCAGGGCCTTGCCACTCCGGGCTTCTGCTATTACGAGAACAACCCCGAGCATGGAAAGAAATACGGATTGCTGTACAACTGGTGGGCCGCAAGCCACGAGAAGATTGCGCCCAAGGGCTGGAGGGTCCCGACGCGTGAAGACCAGTTGGCGCTCCGGGACTACTTGATTGCCAACGGCTACAACTACGACGGAACCACGGAAGGAAACAAGGTTGGCAAATCAATGACCTCGACCAGCGACTGGGGCTTTGACGCCGCCGAAGGAACGGCTGGCAACGACCTGAAATCAAACAACAAATCCGGTTTCTCGGCCGTTCCCGCCGGCAGTCGTTGGAACGATGGAAGTTTCCACGCAATTGGAATCAGCCAATACTGGTGGAGCACCACGCCGCACGAAAAATCGACTCATGCGTATATGTCCAGCATTCACAGCCGGTTTGCCAAGTACGGCGACAACAATCATCAAAAGAGATCCGGGTTTTCCATCCGGTTGATCCGGGACGAAGACAACAAAGGGGGCAATGCAACGACGCTGCAACCTGCCTCCGAAACCCAGGCCAAATCCTTCGGGGACCCAGATAAGATCGACGTCCTCGTTGTCACGGGCGGGCATCATTTCGACCCTGAACCGTTCTTTGCTATGTTCGAAGGCTGCGATGACATCAAGTACTTCGAACACCCCCTGAAAGACGAGAGCGAGGTATTCGAGGATATCAGCGAGTGGAATCATGATGTGGTGCTGCTCTACAACATGACGCAGAACATCTCCCCCAAGCGCCAGGACAACTTCGTACGGCTCCTGAAGGACAAGGGTGTCGGCGTCGTCGTGGTACACCACGCAGAAGCGGCGTTCCAGAGCTGGCTGGAGTACCACCAGATCATCGGCACCGCGTACATCTACTTCGATGTGGAGATCGACGGCAAGCTGTGGCCGCACTGCAAGTGCAAGGGCGGCCAGGATATAGCCGTATCCGTCCGTGACGACAAGCACCCGATCACCCGGGGCATGAAGGACTTCACGATCCACGATGAAACCTACCGGGGCCGCTGGTGGGCCAAGGGCAACCACGTCCTGCTGACGACGGATCACCCGGACAACGACGAACCGGTCGCTTGGACGCGCCAGTACGGCCGCTCGCGGGTCTTCAACATCCAGTTTGGTCACGACAAGCAGGCTTACGCCTGTCCGGAGTATCGCGATCTGCTCGTCCGCGGCATCCGCTGGGCCGCAGGAACCCCGAACGCTGCGGACAAACCCAAGGCCGAACTGCGCCAGACTTCCGGCAGCATCGATGTCCTGGTTGATGGCAAACCTTTCACCAGCTATATCTACCAACTCGATCCTGCAAAACCCCTCGCCGCCGAAAACGTCTTGCTCACCAAACCCGTGCTCCATCCCCTCCGCACACCATCGGGCATCAAAGTCACACGCGGCTGGCCCTTCGAGAAGATCGAAGGCGAGGCACCGGATCACCCCCACCACATGGGGCTCTATTTCACCTATGACATCCCCGGAAACAAGTTCTGGAATAACAGCACCCAGCCCCTTCCCATCATCAGGCAAATCAAGGCTCAAACAGCCAACGACCCCCAGGGCAATCCAGCCATACACTCCGTTATGCACTGGATCGACAAGAACAATGACACCCTGCTGGTCGAGAAGCGGCTGACCCGCTTCATCGCGGGCTGCGATCAGCATATCATCGACTTCGACATCGAATTGCAGGCGGTCGCAGACACCGTCGAATTCGGGGTCACCAAGGAGGGCATGTTCGCCATCCGTCTGCCCCAATGGCTCACGGAGAGCGGCGGAACCGGCGCCTACCTGAGCAGCAACGGAGATGAGAAGGAACAGGGCGTCTGGGGCAAGCGCGCCGAATGGGTTCGCATCCAGGGGAAGCACAACGGCGCGACCGTGGGCCTCGCTATTCTCAATCATCCCACGAGCACCAACTATCCGACCTACTGGCATGCTCGGGGCTACGGCGCTTTTGCCGCCAATCCCTTGGGCCAATCCGCCTTCGAGAAGTCGCGCAAGGTTGAGAACCCGCAACCCTTTAACCTGACCCTCAAGAAGGGCGAAACCGCCCCCTTCAAGTTCCGTGTGATCCTCTACGACGGTTCCAGAACGAAACAACAGCTCGACAACGAATTTCGCGAATACGCACGCTAG
- a CDS encoding sigma-70 family RNA polymerase sigma factor — translation MAKQDSGQFVRLWIQHQNDLLRAIAPLVGSVNDAQDVLQETALALWRKFDKYDQRQPFLPWAKQFAKYEVLMYHRRRQRYTFLSEQLIDALAERQKEAETIGENHRRVLADCMNHLRDSDQRLLRLRYAEPGTTIQQIAEATGQTANALYKTLQRIRRQLLLCIERKLAYPEG, via the coding sequence TTGGCAAAACAGGATTCCGGACAATTCGTCAGACTCTGGATTCAACACCAGAACGATCTGCTGCGCGCGATCGCACCGCTGGTGGGGTCTGTGAATGATGCGCAGGACGTGCTGCAGGAAACAGCGCTGGCGCTTTGGAGGAAATTTGACAAGTACGACCAGCGGCAACCGTTTCTGCCTTGGGCCAAGCAGTTCGCCAAGTACGAAGTGCTGATGTACCACCGTCGGCGGCAGCGTTACACGTTTCTCTCCGAGCAGCTCATCGACGCTCTGGCCGAGCGACAGAAAGAGGCGGAAACGATCGGCGAGAATCATCGGCGCGTACTGGCAGACTGCATGAACCACCTGCGCGACTCGGACCAGCGTCTACTCCGCCTGCGGTACGCCGAGCCGGGCACGACGATCCAGCAGATTGCCGAAGCCACCGGGCAGACAGCCAATGCCCTGTACAAAACCCTTCAGCGCATCCGCCGACAACTCCTGCTCTGCATCGAGCGGAAGCTGGCCTATCCGGAAGGTTGA
- a CDS encoding FecR domain-containing protein, whose protein sequence is MDDKMQHELDSLLSALVDGGLRDDQQRRLGQLLEQYPEAQDIYLAYFRLHTELSLTGGLSDVLQDRPPKSVWRPSTATPLARTPSVWWLWSGIAAVIALVVAFWLVSSSRHAPSAPIIARLMTAENARWESARPVKGGEFTPGRLRLEEGAARIRMVSGADIVLEAPMVVELVDTMTVRLEQGHLTVSVSDKSVGFRVLTPMAHLVDMGTEFGVEVEESGATEIHVFQGTVVAKSTASGSVIPIAAQEAGRIDAPRDQRDLTYGEFVSVKLDRTRFRGLSASAVPTTVGTNTHSAARTIRRLQAGARIVFLGDHATSRETHLLLINQAFADLPPEVAPRLFNAAWAFPLSFSEQNYRQYVESFAPTHAVLEFGPEIAGFSQPRSPDDFRQAVARLVDRLEQSGIEPIIATGFAIPQSHPRAQELLDSYNNSLRQLAIQRGYRLADVDVKSRKHPDSEPELVNTYFAPTFEGFRVMAAALLESFGYAELSAPRSLDVSLLPGVITSWRMRVRPNEDRLDADAMAILAVDETWTRLILPQHDKLSQRLAQPGRSFVHHDRARGFATHLTDADDQIVQAVSFVESETDRNVFFNTGARLLTIWLNGEKIFDSDNPWGGWHPGKERIPARLKVGRNQIVIEAQDAFFLSITDQREWALP, encoded by the coding sequence ATGGACGACAAAATGCAACATGAGCTTGATTCCTTGCTTTCAGCTCTGGTCGATGGGGGCTTGCGAGATGACCAGCAGCGGCGCCTCGGGCAACTGCTCGAGCAATATCCCGAAGCGCAAGATATCTACCTTGCCTACTTCCGTCTCCATACAGAGCTGTCTCTGACCGGCGGTCTCAGCGACGTCCTCCAGGACCGGCCGCCAAAATCAGTCTGGCGGCCGTCGACCGCAACGCCGCTCGCCCGTACCCCGTCGGTCTGGTGGCTGTGGTCAGGAATCGCCGCCGTCATCGCTCTTGTGGTGGCCTTTTGGCTTGTGTCCTCGTCGCGACACGCTCCTTCGGCACCGATTATCGCCAGGCTCATGACCGCGGAAAACGCGAGATGGGAGTCTGCACGCCCCGTTAAGGGTGGAGAATTCACTCCGGGAAGACTACGGCTCGAAGAGGGAGCCGCTCGCATCCGGATGGTCAGCGGCGCCGATATTGTCCTCGAGGCACCTATGGTCGTCGAGCTGGTCGATACGATGACCGTCCGCCTCGAGCAAGGCCACCTGACGGTCTCTGTCTCGGACAAGTCCGTGGGCTTTCGCGTGCTCACGCCAATGGCACATTTGGTGGATATGGGGACAGAATTCGGTGTCGAGGTCGAGGAGAGCGGGGCGACGGAAATCCACGTGTTTCAGGGTACCGTGGTGGCCAAATCGACCGCTTCGGGGAGTGTGATACCGATTGCCGCCCAGGAGGCCGGACGCATCGATGCCCCCCGCGACCAGCGCGACCTGACGTACGGCGAGTTTGTCTCGGTCAAACTGGACCGCACCCGCTTTCGCGGTCTCTCGGCATCAGCCGTTCCGACGACGGTCGGTACGAACACCCACAGCGCCGCTCGGACGATACGACGTCTTCAGGCCGGGGCGCGCATCGTCTTTCTGGGCGACCACGCCACGTCGCGCGAGACACACCTCTTGCTCATCAATCAAGCCTTCGCCGACCTCCCGCCCGAAGTGGCTCCACGCCTGTTCAATGCGGCCTGGGCTTTTCCCCTTTCATTCAGCGAGCAGAACTACCGGCAATACGTCGAGTCTTTTGCACCAACCCACGCAGTGCTCGAGTTCGGTCCGGAGATTGCCGGCTTCTCGCAACCTCGCTCTCCCGACGACTTCCGGCAGGCGGTTGCGCGGCTGGTCGACCGCCTGGAGCAGTCAGGTATCGAACCGATCATCGCGACGGGTTTTGCCATCCCACAGAGCCATCCACGGGCCCAGGAACTCCTGGATAGCTACAACAACTCCCTCCGCCAGCTTGCTATCCAGCGGGGATACCGGCTGGCTGATGTGGATGTGAAGTCGCGGAAGCACCCGGACTCCGAGCCGGAGCTGGTCAACACCTACTTCGCGCCCACCTTCGAGGGCTTTCGCGTTATGGCTGCCGCGTTGCTCGAGTCGTTCGGCTATGCCGAACTCTCGGCGCCACGGTCCCTGGACGTTTCGCTGTTGCCGGGAGTCATCACCAGTTGGAGAATGCGAGTCAGGCCCAATGAAGATCGTTTGGATGCCGATGCTATGGCAATCTTGGCAGTCGACGAGACCTGGACTCGGCTTATCCTGCCTCAGCACGATAAGCTCTCACAGCGCCTGGCCCAACCCGGCAGGTCGTTCGTTCATCACGACCGAGCCAGGGGATTCGCGACCCATCTGACCGATGCGGACGATCAGATCGTACAGGCGGTTTCCTTTGTCGAGTCTGAAACGGACCGCAACGTGTTCTTCAACACGGGCGCGAGGCTGCTGACCATCTGGCTCAACGGAGAGAAGATCTTCGATAGCGACAACCCGTGGGGCGGTTGGCACCCAGGCAAAGAAAGGATCCCCGCCAGACTTAAAGTCGGACGCAACCAAATCGTCATCGAGGCGCAGGATGCGTTCTTTCTGAGCATCACAGACCAGCGCGAGTGGGCACTTCCGTGA